Genomic segment of Candidatus Saccharimonadales bacterium:
CCCAGGTCTCCTCCATGTTCATGATCAGAAATCTGCGTGCCTTTGGATCGAGCTCCTTCTCGTACTTCACCGTGACCTGGACGGCTTTTTCGAACCAGCTCATGACTTCCTGAGCGTCTGCGACATTCAACGTTTCTGCGATGGTCTGAACTTCGGCAACCTCTTCCGATTCGGCCATGCCAGGCTCCTTCCGATAGAAAACAAGAGCTTTCTATACCCTATCATCGAACCTATATTGTGTCAAAAAGCGAAAGGTTTACAGAGAGCTCTCTATCTGTTACAATAGACAAGATTGATTAACAATTAAAGGAATCATAATGAAGAAAGCAGTCATTAAGGTTGGTGGCAAACAATATGTTGCGGCCGAAAAAGAGACCCTCCTGGTGGACCTCCTCCCGGAAGGAACAAAAGAGCTCACGCTTGATGCACTGTTGGTTATTGATGGTGAAAAAACCACTGTCGGCACGCCAACGGTTAAAGACGTGAAGGTAATTGCCAAGGTGGTGGAAGATCTCGTAAAGGGCGATAAGATCCGCGTGATCCGCTACAAATCAAAAAAGCGTGTTCACAAGGAAAATGGTCATCGCCAGAAATACTCAAAGCTCGAAATCACTTCGATCAAGTAACCGTGAAATCTCTAAAATCTCCGTTTGTCGGTTTGACACGCGGAGATTTTGTTTATAATAGGTGCAAATGACGCAGCGACATATAAACCGCCCATCATCACATCCGCTTATAGATCGTGTATGGCATACGAAAAACATCGAAGATGGCGTGTATGTTGCGACACCAGATTGTGCGTGGGATCTGTTGGCACTAGAACTAGAAGACGGGTCCCGCCACATGATGCTTGCAGGCCAGCAGACCACGTTCTT
This window contains:
- the rplU gene encoding 50S ribosomal protein L21, which produces MKKAVIKVGGKQYVAAEKETLLVDLLPEGTKELTLDALLVIDGEKTTVGTPTVKDVKVIAKVVEDLVKGDKIRVIRYKSKKRVHKENGHRQKYSKLEITSIK